Within Sphingobium aromaticiconvertens, the genomic segment GCGCTGCGACCAGTACCCGCCGCAACGATCATCCGCAACAGTTGCCGCATCCGCGCGCTGGTCGCGGCGGAAAACACCCGGCGCCCCTGCGGCGCTTCGTCGGCTTTCAGCTTGCGGAGCGTGGCGGGGCGATAGATGCCACCATTGACCAGCGCGGCGTAGGCGCTGGCCAGATGCATCGGCGTCACCGCGATACCATGACCATAGGCGACGGTCATGGTCGTAATCCGGCCCCAGCTAGACGGCCAGATGCCCTTGGCCCGCTCCTTCAACTCGATCGCGGGACGCTGATCGAACTCCAGGCTGCGGAACAGGGTCTGAAGCGGCTCGGCCCCCATTTCGTCGGCGATCCGCGCGGTCACGATGTTGGAACTCTGCACCAGCGTCTCGGGCACATTCAGCCAGCGGCCCGCACTATGATCATCTTTGATCCGGAAGCGCCCCACCTGCAATGGCGCGGTCGCATCATAGCGCTTGCTCATCGACGTCACGACGCCCCGGTCCATCGCCACGCCAATCGATAGCGGCTTGAAAGTGGAACCCAGCTCCAGCCGCGCCTGCACCATCTGATTGCAGCGTGGCGAATCGCTGCACGTCTTGCCCACAGTGCCTTGCAGCTTGTTGGGATCAAACACGGGAATGGAGGCCATGGCGATGACTTCGCCAGTATTGGCGTCCAGCACGATCCCGCCTGCACCCTTGGCCCGCTGCGACACCATCTGGGCATAAAGCTCGCTCTCCAGCGCGCCCTGCACCCGGCTGTCGATCGAAATGGCAAAGGGTTGCCCCAGCGTCGCCGGGTCGGTCAGCCGGTCGTTGAACGCAGCCTCCACACCCATGCCACCCTCGCCATCGATACGCGGCGCAAAGCCCAGCACATGCGCGGCGAGTGTCCGCTGGGGATAGAGCCGCTCCTTCTCACGTGGGAACTCGATGCCGATCTCGCCCAACGCATTTACCGCCGCCACTTCCTCGGGCAGCGCCCGGCGGCGCAGATAGGCCCAGCCCTTGCCAGTCAGCTTCTTGTAAAAGGCCGCTTCGGGTTCGTCGGGAAAGATTTCATGCAGCTTGCGCGCCAGTTCAGCCGGTTCGCCGATCAGCTTCGACGGACGAACCGAGATCGAATAGGCGTCCATCGTCCGCGCCAGGGGCACCCCATTCCGATCGACGATATCGGCGCGCGCAGGCACCCCGCCAAGGCCTGTGGAGCCATGCCCACTGCTCGCGAACACGCCGACCCACATCAGGCGCAGCACCAGGATCGCGGTGATCGCCAGGAACAGCAACAGGATCAGCATCAGCCGGTTATGGGCGATGGCGGTCAGATTGACCCGTTGCGCGCCTGCGCGGATACCAGCGGGCTGGATGATAACGGTCGCCATCAGCGCGCCCTTTTCCGATTTTCGCGCGCAGCCCTGGCGCTCAGGTCGCCCAGCGTACTGTCATCCAGCAGCTTGGCGTCCAGCATCGCCATCCGTTCAGCCCGGCGCGCCAGCGGATCGGGACGCGACGTATCGACTGGCGCCTCCTTTTCCTTCGCCTTTTTCGCAGGCTTGGAAGGCTTGGAAGGCTTGTCGGCAACCGCCAGCTTTTCCACATTGTCGCGCGCATGGGCGGACCGGATGATAGCAATGTCACTGCGGATCTGGGTCGCGGCGGGGCTAGCCGGCGCAGGCTGCGGCGCAGACGGCAGGTCGGCGGGCGTCTCGACCATCGCCACCATCACCGGCGGCGCAACATAGGCCGGACCGTTGGGCTGGATGCCGTCGAGATGAGCGAGCGCCCGTTCCCCCTCCAGATATTGCGCGGCGGCGGGCGTCGAATAGCGGAAATCATCCACATTCCAGCGCTCCAACTGACGCATGGAGGACCGAGCGCTGAACTCCGTCTCCAGATAGCGGATGTCGGCGCGCGCGGCGGAAATCTGCACCTGCACCCGCGTCAATTCGTTCCGCTCGGTCGCAACACGCAGCGAAACGAGATAGGCGCCCAGCGCCCCCAACGCCACGACCAGCACCCAGAACAGGCTCTGCAATCGCTTGACCGCGATCATGACTGGGCACTCCTCTGGGGGCCGGATCGGAGGGAATCGGGGCGGGAAACGGGATTGGCGGTACGGACGGCACTACGCAGCGTCGCGGAACGGGCGCGGGGGTTACGCGCCAGTTCCTCAGCGCTCGGGCGCACCGCCTTTGCGGGCCGCTCGAAAGTCGGTGCGACCTCGGCGGCCCGCTCAGGCAGGTGGCGCGACCCGCCGGCCTCTCCGCCGCTTCTGCGGCGCAGGAACTGCTTCACGATCCGGTCTTCCAGGCTGTGGAAGGTGACGATCGCAATCCGACCGCCCGTCTCCAGCACCGCCTCGGCGGCTTCCAGCCCGCGCTCCAGCTCTTCCAGTTCCTGGTTGATATGGATGCGGATCGCCTGGAATACGCGGGTCGCCGGGTCTTTCTTGTCGTGCGGCTTATAGCCCAAGGCCCGGCGCACTACCGTCGCCAGTTGCGCCGTCCGCTCCAGTGGGCGCGCCGCCACGATCGCCCGTGCGACCCGGCGCGACTTCGGCTCCTCGCCATAACGATAGATAACGTCGGCAATATCGTCTTCGGCGGCGGTGTTCAGGAAATCGGCCGCACTCATGCCGCTCTGGCTCATCGTCATCAGCAGCGGGCCATCGGACTGGAAGGAAAAACCCCGGTCCGCCCGATCGAGTTGCATGGAGGATACGCCGATGTCCAGCGTGACGCCCGACACCTTGTCCATGCCCTCATCGACCAAAGCGTCGGCCAGCAGCGACTCCATCCGCGAAAATTCGCCATGGATCAGGGTGATGCCATGTTCGGCCGCCACGCCCTGCCCTTCGGCGATCGCATCGGGGTCGCGATCAAAGGCAAAGACGCGCGCTCCCCGTTCCGCCATCGCGCGGCTATAGCCGCCCGCGCCGAACGTGCCATCGACATGCACCTCACCGGGGTTGATGGCGAGGGCGTCGAGCACTTCGTCGATAAGGACGGGAATATGGGGGGCGATGCTTTGCGCGGTCATCAGCGCTTCTCCGCCGCGCGCTGGTCGAGCCAGCGACGCACCTTGTTGCGGATCAGCGCCGGGCGATCGGCGCTTTCGACCAGCGCCTCAGGCTTCCAGATCTGGAAATAACGACCCACGCCGTAGAAGAAAGCCGTATCCTTGATGCCGATTTCTTCCTTGATGTCGGCGGAGAGGGCGAAACGACCCCCTTCGTCGAACGTCGCCTCCTCGATCATACCCAGACGCAGTTCGCGCTCCAGATCGCCATTGAAGGGCCGATCGGCGGCGCGCGCCTCACGCTCCAGTGCTTCGACCTCGGCAAACAGGAAGGACCGGTGGGATTCGCCAAAACCGGTCGCGCAGCCATTTTCGATGTGCAGCGACAGATACAGCTTGTTCTCGCCTGCGCTGGACAGCTTGACCTGCCGACGCATCTCCAGAGGCAATACGAAACGGCCTTTGCCGTCCGCCGCGATACACGCGTTGCCCGTATAGAGAATGATGTCCGACACAGGTGGAACAACCCCGCCTATTCACCGGGCGCAGGCCTCCCGTCGCCGGAATCGCTGCTTACAATCCGGCGCACAGGACGTTGACCAACCTGAAACCCCAATGTCGCCTGATTACCAAGCATCGGGGGTCATGGAAAGATAGTTTTTTGGGTAGAGCAGGGAAATCCTGTTTTGTTCTGGGTTTTAGACCCACTTTAGCCGGATTGGCCGGGCGGTTCAGGGATGGGAAGTCGCCCAAAGACCTGTTTTGGCGCCCTGCCGATGGCCATTCCCATCACCGCCCAGCCAATCCCGGCCAGCAACGCCCAGCAAACTGCATCGCGCAGCACCACCCCATTGCGCAGCCAGCGCCGCCCAGCCTGCATGGGCAGACCCAACCATTGGGCCATCAGATCCGGCGTGTCCGCAACCCAGTTCCGCGCCTCCAATGGCCGCGCCGGGTCAGCAAGCCACAGCCGGTCGTCCAGCAAATCCGCATCGGCCACGATCACAGCCACCCCACGTCCGACCGCGCAACGCATAACCAATCCGTCCTCCATCGCGCGACAACCCGCCCCAACAGCCCGCAGCCGCCCCGTCGCCACGGTCGTGACCAGCCGTCCATCACGCAAAAACCGGCGCACCTCTCCCTCGTCCACCGACTCCAGTTCCACGCCCCAATGCACGAGCAGCGGCCCAAGCGCCGTGACACTCGGCGCACGCCGCCGATCCCCCATCGGCAACCGCGACGGCCAGACAAGCCGGGAATCGGCCAGCACCAGCACATGCCCACCCGCCCGCACCCAGGCGTCGATCGCCACCAGCCCCGCAGGCTCCGGATCACGCGGCTGCGCCAGCATCAGCCTGTCCCCCGCCCGCACATCGGCAAGAGTATCGACAGCCCGAACGTCGAAACGCGCACGCAGCACCGCGATGATCGGCGCATCCACCCGCGCCATGCCGCCTTCCTCCCAGAACAACGGCAGCGCGGTCATCACCGCAAGCGACGGTCGAACCGCAGACACATCCACCCGATCACGCGGTCCCAGCCACAACAGCAAAGCCGCACATCCCAGCACCATGCCCGCCGCGCCGCGCAAAGCAGACACGCACAGCATTGCTCCACCCAGTCCGGACAGGAGACTGATTGCCAGCAACCCCAGCGCCGCGCCGCCCATCGGCAATCGCCCGGCAGCCAGAAAACAAAATAGCAGCACGCACAGGACAGCGCCCACCGCGCTCGCCAGCGCGACATCGCGCCCTGCAAAAATCCCCGCCCCCGCCAGAAAGACAAAGGCAGGCGCCCCCCAAAGCCAAGGGTCCACCTGCCCCGTCCGCATGACAAGAAACAACCCGGCCAGCAGCACCGCCAGCATCGGAACAAACAGCATCAGGAAAAGACGAGCCGCGGCGATCATCCGACCTGCTTATCCGCTATCAGGAAAGGTCCACGTTCAGCGTTGGGCAGGCTGGACTTCACGATCCATCGGCTTGGCCAGATTGGGATCGGGCAGCAGGTCGGGCACCACCGGCGCCGGCTCGGGCGCAGGCTGCACGCCCAGTTCCGCCAGCGGCTCTTTCGGCGCCGTGGCAGAGGCATTGGCATCGATCGTCGCGACCACTGGCGGAGGCGTCGAAGAGTCGTCCACCCGCGCCTTGTCGATGACGATATTGGCAAGACCCACCAACAGGATGACCCCGGCAACCCCGGTCAATCCTATTTGGACGCGCTGCAACCCTTCCTGACGGCGGGGACTTTCAGCCATGCGTGACCCTATTATTGCGACCGCCTCGACCCATGTCTGCGATCAGCCATATTGCGCGAGCCAGGGGAACACCGTCAACCCCTTCGATTCGAGCCACTGGCGGTTGTACAAAGTCGACAGATAGCGGAAGCCGGTGTCGCACAATATCGTCACGATCCGCTTGCCCGGTCCCAACTGCTTCGCCAGCGCCACCGCGCCCGCGACATTGATACCGGATGACAGGCCCAGGCAAAGCCCTTCCTCGGCCAGCAGGCGACGGACCCACTCCAGCCCCTCTTCGTCGGAGATGCGGAACTGCGTATCGATCGGCGCGCCGTCCAGATTGGCGGTGATCCGTCCCTGACCGATCCCTTCGGCTACCGAACTGCCTTCGGCCTTCAACTCACCCTCGGCATAATAGCTATAGAGCGCCGCGCCATGCGGATCGGACAGGGCGATGGTGATATTCTCATCATGCGCTTTCAGCCCCAGCCCCACGCCCGCAATCGTGCCGCCGGTTCCCGCCGCACAGGTGAAGCCGTCGATCCGGCCCTCCATCTGCGTCCAGATTTCCTCCGCCGTGCCGACGATATGCGCCTTTCGGTTGGCGATATTGTCGAACTGGTTGGCCCAGATCGCCCCCTCCGTCTCCTCCGCCATCCGGCGCGATGTGTGAACGAAGTGGCCGGGGTTGGAATAAGGTGCGGCCGGCACCGTCACCAGTTCAGCCCCCAGCGCGCGCAGCGTATCCATCTTTTCGCGGCTCTGCGTCTCGGGCATGACGATGATCGTCTTATACCCCTTGGCATTGGCGACCAGCGCCAGGCCAATGCCGGTATTGCCCGCCGTCCCCTCGACGATCGTGCCGCCGGGCTTCAGCAGCCCTTTCTCCTCGGCATCGTTGACGATGAACAGCGCCGCGCGGTCCTTGACCGACGCCCCGGGGTTAGCGAACTCGCACTTGGCGAAAATGTCGCAGCCGGTCGCTTCCGACGGGCCAACGAGGCGCACCATCGGCGTATTGCCGATCAGCGCCAGACTATCCTTTTGCATGAGCATGCCCCCGCATAGCGGAGGGCAGGCCGCCTTGCCAAGCAATCGAATGATGCAAAGCGAAAAGCAGCGGTTTTGCGTGTTGTATCGCCCCCTCCACGCCGTTAACGCCCATGAAAGTTAATGTCCCATCCGGGTACAGGCCGAAATCCGGGGAGGAACTATCAACATCTGTGCGGTAAGGACCGGGCATGGCGCGCTTTTCGCGCCGCTTCGGGCGGACAATGGGCTTAATGACGGGCAGGCATAAAGGGGCGGGACGCGGGACACTGGTTGCCCTTGCGCTGCTGACGCTCGGCCTGCCGCGCCTGCTCCCCGCCGCCTCGCTCGATCTGATGCAGGTCGCGCAGGATCATCCCGATCCGGCAGAGGTCGCTGGCGACAATTTCCCCGGCTCCGCCTTCTTCTTCGCACAAGGCGCCTTCGATCCGCTACCCGACGCGCCAACCTCCACCGACAGCCATGTCCTCCCGCTCGACAAGGTGCAGGTCGCGCCGGTCGCTATTTTCAGGGGCATCACCGCGCTCGACAGCTATCGCGCGCTCAACTGCCTCACCTCCGCCATTTATTATGAGGCCGCCAACGAACCGGACGAGGGCCAGCGCGCCGTCGCGCAGGTGGTGCTGAACCGCGTCCGCAGCCCCCTCTGGCCCGACAGCGTGTGCGGCGTCGTCTATCAGGGATCGGAGCGAACCGACTTCAAATGCCAGTTTACCTTCAGTTGCGACGGGTCGATGGCCCGGTCGCCCAGCACCGTTGCCTGGGTGCGCGCCCGGCACATGGCCCAGCGCGCGCTTGCCGGGGACAGCTACGCCCCCGTCGGCACCGCCACATTCTATCACACGCTGGCGGTGCGGCCGAACTGGGCCTCCTCGGTCCAGCCCGTTGCGGTCATCGGCGCGCATATCTTCTACCGCAACCCCGGATGGAACGGCAGCGCCGACGCCTTCCGCACCCGTTATAACGGGCGAGAGCTGATTTCCGGCCCTGCCCGCACAAGCTGGCCCACAAGGCCCTTGGCGCCGCTGGAAACGCTCGTTCCCACCATCATGCCATCGTCCCCGCCTAACGTCACACCGCCAAACGGCGGATGGACACCCCCATCCTCACCAACAGCACCCGATGACAGCCTGCCGGAATCCACGATCCGCCCGGAGTATCGGAACACGGGTCGCCCGCTGATCTGATCCTGCACTTTTTTCCCGTTGGCGATAAATTTTAACCAAGCCATTGAAATTAAATCGAATAAAAATCCGAAAAAAATCACAACAGCACGGAACCGATTTCGTTCCTGATGGGTTTTATTGTCCGGATAGCAAATCTTTTGCCCCCCGCTCTTGCTATCCATAAAACATGGGCCCGGAACGCCTCCCCCCGACGCGTTCCGGGCCTATTCATTTTCCCTCTCTCGACATCTCAACCCGACGGTTCCGTTTCCATGACGGAACGCTTTGCCGCGCTGCGGGTTTTTCCTCCGTCACTCGCGCAGGTAGCCTCGTCGGCTACCCCGCATGTGAAGGAGGAATGCCATGACCAAGAAAATCATCACTGCCCTGCTGCTGTCCGGCTCGCTGTTCGTGGCAGCCTGCAACACTGTCGAGGGCGCCGGCAAGGATGTGCAGAGCGCTGGCGAGGCCGTCGAAAAAGCGGGCGATTAACGTCAGCCTCGGCTTGAATCAGGAAGGGGTCGCCGCTGGCGTCCCCTTTTTCCTTATGCGGAGACTTCCGTTTCCTGTGCGTCGGCGTCTTCACTCGCCTGCTGCTTCGCCTGGCGACGATCGGTAAACCAGATCGCAACGATCGTGATCTCGTAAAGCAGCAACAGCGGTATCGCGAGCATCAGTTGCGACACGACATCGGGCGGGGTCAGCACCGCCGCCAGAATGAAGGCCGCGACAATCATATACCGCCGCAAACCGATCAGTTGAGCGCGGCTGACGAAGCCAGCGCGATTGAGTAGCATCAATAGCACCGGCATCAGGAAGCTGATGCCGAAAGCCAGGATGAACTGCATCACCAGTGTCAGATAAGCGTCTGTGCTGGGCAGCGCTTCTACCTGCAAGCCACCACTATTTCCCTGAAATTGCAGGAAGAAGTGAAAGGCCGTGGGCATCACGACATAATAGGCCAGCGATGCCCCCATCAGGAACAGCACCGGCGTCATCAGGATGAAGGGCAGCAGCGCCTTCTTTTCCTTGGTATAAAGGCCCGGCGCGACAAAAGCCCATAGCTGGTTGGCGATGATCGGGAAGGACAGACAGAAAGCGCCGAAAATCGCCACCTTCACCTGCACGAAGAAGGCCTCGTACAGCTTGGTATAAACCAGCCGCCCGCCCCCATCGCCGAACGCTTCCTTCAGCGGGTGGACAAGGAATGCAAAGAGCTGCTCGGAGAAATAAAAGCAGACCGCGCCCGAAATAACCAGCGCATAGACGCATTTGAGCAACCGGCCACGCAGTTCGATCAGATGGTCCAGCAATGGTGCCTTGCTGTCGTCGATATCGCTGCTCATGCGGCCGCGTCCCCTTTGGGCTGGGGAGCGGGCGCCAGATAGGGCGGGCTGGATGAAGCATCGGGCACAGCCGCGCGCGGCGC encodes:
- a CDS encoding entericidin A/B family lipoprotein gives rise to the protein MTKKIITALLLSGSLFVAACNTVEGAGKDVQSAGEAVEKAGD
- a CDS encoding penicillin-binding protein 2 is translated as MATVIIQPAGIRAGAQRVNLTAIAHNRLMLILLLFLAITAILVLRLMWVGVFASSGHGSTGLGGVPARADIVDRNGVPLARTMDAYSISVRPSKLIGEPAELARKLHEIFPDEPEAAFYKKLTGKGWAYLRRRALPEEVAAVNALGEIGIEFPREKERLYPQRTLAAHVLGFAPRIDGEGGMGVEAAFNDRLTDPATLGQPFAISIDSRVQGALESELYAQMVSQRAKGAGGIVLDANTGEVIAMASIPVFDPNKLQGTVGKTCSDSPRCNQMVQARLELGSTFKPLSIGVAMDRGVVTSMSKRYDATAPLQVGRFRIKDDHSAGRWLNVPETLVQSSNIVTARIADEMGAEPLQTLFRSLEFDQRPAIELKERAKGIWPSSWGRITTMTVAYGHGIAVTPMHLASAYAALVNGGIYRPATLRKLKADEAPQGRRVFSAATSARMRQLLRMIVAAGTGRSADAKGYRVGGKTGSAEKPFEGRYNKSSLVTTFASAFPMDNPRYVVLAMMDEPKGNAETFGLRTAAWTASPVVKRVVERIGPMLGVLPDEHRDVEISDLMPLLWKAKGEE
- a CDS encoding cell wall hydrolase encodes the protein MGLMTGRHKGAGRGTLVALALLTLGLPRLLPAASLDLMQVAQDHPDPAEVAGDNFPGSAFFFAQGAFDPLPDAPTSTDSHVLPLDKVQVAPVAIFRGITALDSYRALNCLTSAIYYEAANEPDEGQRAVAQVVLNRVRSPLWPDSVCGVVYQGSERTDFKCQFTFSCDGSMARSPSTVAWVRARHMAQRALAGDSYAPVGTATFYHTLAVRPNWASSVQPVAVIGAHIFYRNPGWNGSADAFRTRYNGRELISGPARTSWPTRPLAPLETLVPTIMPSSPPNVTPPNGGWTPPSSPTAPDDSLPESTIRPEYRNTGRPLI
- a CDS encoding division/cell wall cluster transcriptional repressor MraZ; amino-acid sequence: MSDIILYTGNACIAADGKGRFVLPLEMRRQVKLSSAGENKLYLSLHIENGCATGFGESHRSFLFAEVEALEREARAADRPFNGDLERELRLGMIEEATFDEGGRFALSADIKEEIGIKDTAFFYGVGRYFQIWKPEALVESADRPALIRNKVRRWLDQRAAEKR
- the tatC gene encoding twin-arginine translocase subunit TatC translates to MSSDIDDSKAPLLDHLIELRGRLLKCVYALVISGAVCFYFSEQLFAFLVHPLKEAFGDGGGRLVYTKLYEAFFVQVKVAIFGAFCLSFPIIANQLWAFVAPGLYTKEKKALLPFILMTPVLFLMGASLAYYVVMPTAFHFFLQFQGNSGGLQVEALPSTDAYLTLVMQFILAFGISFLMPVLLMLLNRAGFVSRAQLIGLRRYMIVAAFILAAVLTPPDVVSQLMLAIPLLLLYEITIVAIWFTDRRQAKQQASEDADAQETEVSA
- a CDS encoding cysteine synthase A gives rise to the protein MLMQKDSLALIGNTPMVRLVGPSEATGCDIFAKCEFANPGASVKDRAALFIVNDAEEKGLLKPGGTIVEGTAGNTGIGLALVANAKGYKTIIVMPETQSREKMDTLRALGAELVTVPAAPYSNPGHFVHTSRRMAEETEGAIWANQFDNIANRKAHIVGTAEEIWTQMEGRIDGFTCAAGTGGTIAGVGLGLKAHDENITIALSDPHGAALYSYYAEGELKAEGSSVAEGIGQGRITANLDGAPIDTQFRISDEEGLEWVRRLLAEEGLCLGLSSGINVAGAVALAKQLGPGKRIVTILCDTGFRYLSTLYNRQWLESKGLTVFPWLAQYG
- the rsmH gene encoding 16S rRNA (cytosine(1402)-N(4))-methyltransferase RsmH, which translates into the protein MTAQSIAPHIPVLIDEVLDALAINPGEVHVDGTFGAGGYSRAMAERGARVFAFDRDPDAIAEGQGVAAEHGITLIHGEFSRMESLLADALVDEGMDKVSGVTLDIGVSSMQLDRADRGFSFQSDGPLLMTMSQSGMSAADFLNTAAEDDIADVIYRYGEEPKSRRVARAIVAARPLERTAQLATVVRRALGYKPHDKKDPATRVFQAIRIHINQELEELERGLEAAEAVLETGGRIAIVTFHSLEDRIVKQFLRRRSGGEAGGSRHLPERAAEVAPTFERPAKAVRPSAEELARNPRARSATLRSAVRTANPVSRPDSLRSGPQRSAQS
- a CDS encoding colicin transporter codes for the protein MIAVKRLQSLFWVLVVALGALGAYLVSLRVATERNELTRVQVQISAARADIRYLETEFSARSSMRQLERWNVDDFRYSTPAAAQYLEGERALAHLDGIQPNGPAYVAPPVMVAMVETPADLPSAPQPAPASPAATQIRSDIAIIRSAHARDNVEKLAVADKPSKPSKPAKKAKEKEAPVDTSRPDPLARRAERMAMLDAKLLDDSTLGDLSARAARENRKRAR
- a CDS encoding ABC transporter codes for the protein MIAAARLFLMLFVPMLAVLLAGLFLVMRTGQVDPWLWGAPAFVFLAGAGIFAGRDVALASAVGAVLCVLLFCFLAAGRLPMGGAALGLLAISLLSGLGGAMLCVSALRGAAGMVLGCAALLLWLGPRDRVDVSAVRPSLAVMTALPLFWEEGGMARVDAPIIAVLRARFDVRAVDTLADVRAGDRLMLAQPRDPEPAGLVAIDAWVRAGGHVLVLADSRLVWPSRLPMGDRRRAPSVTALGPLLVHWGVELESVDEGEVRRFLRDGRLVTTVATGRLRAVGAGCRAMEDGLVMRCAVGRGVAVIVADADLLDDRLWLADPARPLEARNWVADTPDLMAQWLGLPMQAGRRWLRNGVVLRDAVCWALLAGIGWAVMGMAIGRAPKQVFGRLPIPEPPGQSG